The Neofelis nebulosa isolate mNeoNeb1 chromosome 1, mNeoNeb1.pri, whole genome shotgun sequence sequence TCTGGTGTTTGCCTAAGGCATAAAATAGAAGAATTAGAAACCtacaaagtaaatataaatacatctCTTTATTCCAGTTCCAAAGTTCCCAAGAACTATGACAGGATTAGAACAATGCTCTCAAGAAAATTAATCAAAGTAATAAATTTGAAGGCTCTATGTGAATGGTAGGTGAAAACAGTAGTCCGAATACAAAGACTTGAGAAATCACATCCCTCTCGAAGGTGCCAAAATGCTGCACGAACTACCTGTTTGTACCACAGTATAAACCACAGTCTGCTCAGAGGGCAGGTGtggcaaacaaaacagaacagaagagCCTTCTTCTGCTTAAACTCACCGAGGTCTGGCTCCTGGTTTGGCAGCATACCTTGCTGCTGTCGAAATACATTGATATTCACTAATGCAAGTCGCTGCAGGGGGACATATGGCAGGAAGGGATATTCTTTCCCCAGGAAAGTGAGTCCCTATACTCTCCCCgtctctttatttccctttccttttcttcccttggaCTCAAATTCGATCCCCTACTTGTAACATTTTTGGTGACCGCCATATCCTCAGAAAATAAGACCCGCACTTTCCGTTGGgtataaggaaagaaaagtgtACCGTACCTTGTGTAAACTGAGAGACACTGTGGTTGCCTCTGTCCAGGTTGAGGAGATACCCATGTTGAGGGGCCTCCGTCACAATAAACCTGAGAGAAAAACGTAAGCTGTCTCTGTCCTCCACTTTCAATATTTTGCTTGTGATCATGAATCCCAAGTGGCCAGTAGCCAGAGTGCGAAGTGTAGAGGCCCCTTTGTTCACTGCAATTTGGGGGACGCTATCGTCAACAGGTAAGACTTGAATTTTCATCACTTGGGGTCTCCTTGTTTCAAATATTGTATCGGGGAAAACATAGAACTCTGTATGGGAACCATCAGTCACTGTGAAGGAGAAGCTGTCTTCATTTGACTCGGTGCCATCATGTCTGTAGCTGATTAAGTTTTCGTTCAGGTCTTGCTTGGTAAAAACCATGGCAGGTCTGGTATTGTTGAATAGGAGTTGACCATGAACAGGCACCTGCGTGACAGTGAACTTCAGGAGTTTGTCTGGAGTATCTTGGTCTTCGACAGTGAGCTCAAAGGGAGTGATCAGCTTGTTTTCACCCTCACTGACAACCAGGTTATGGATGGTGACCACTGGCTTTTTGTTGTCCACATCGCTAATGGAGATACGGAATGTCCGGAAGACCGGGTTATGTCCATCGGTGACCTGAAACTCAAAACTGTCCATCTTGACCTCATCGTCAGCTGTGTGGATGTAGTAGATTTTGTTGCCAGCCAGTTGGAGCTGAGAGAACGATGTGATGGATGCTCCAGGTTGATCTGTGCACTCTAAGTGACCTCTCATGGGAGCCCTGGTGATGGTAAAAACTAAGTTTTCATCAGGACTGTTCAAGTCACTAGTACTTAATAAGTCTGTTGTGAGGGTGACTTTACCACCTTCTTTCAAGGATACTCCCTTGCTTATCACATCCGGGAAGACAATGTCAACGCTCCCAACAGAAACATAAAAGTAGCGATCTATAAGCGCATTTATTCCATCAGTCACATCAAATTTAATTAGGTCCCGAATGCCCTCTTGTCCAAAATGGACGTACTGAATTAAGTTTCTGTCCACTTCATCCTGGGTAAAATTCATGCCCACTGTGATATTTTCAAAGGCACCTGCAGGTTTTCGTCTCTGTAATAAGCCATGTCCCGGCCCATAACGAATAACATAAACCAAAGATTTGTCTTCAGAATCTAAATCAGTTGCCATcaatattttgttgttgatgaTTTTGGTTTCCCCAATTTCTACTTCTAGACCATTATTGATGGTCATTCTGGGGGTCTCATCATCAACTGGGATAACCATAATGAGGACCATCCTTTCCACCGAGTGCTTACCGTCTGTTAGTTTAATCACAAAACTGTCCTCCTGGGTCTCAGAATCATCATGCTCGTAAATAATGCTTGAACTCTCTATGATCTGGTCCAAGGTGAAGCTTTCAACCAACACTGTGCCATTTATCAGCTGATTCATGATGTGACCACGAGTGGGAAATTGGGTAATGGTGAACGTTAGATCATCCGGGGGAATGTCAGCATCAGCAGCATTGAGGATGGGTGTATCGATCACCAGACTCATGCCTTCCATCACCATAAATTCTCTCATAAATATTTCTGGCTGTTCGTCATTGGTGGGAATGattataatgggaaaaaaatgtctctctGAAAAGTTAATGCCATCAGAGCAACGAAATATAAACCGGTCTTCCACAGGTTCTACCCCTTTGTGGACACTCTGGACATAGTTAATGTGACTCTGCCTGAGGTCTTTCAGGGTAAAGGCACTTATGGCAATTCCTGCTCTTGATTtctcagagcctggtgctggaGAAATGTTTTCAACATAACCGGAGGTAGGCTGAATAACTATAGTGCACAAGATGTCATCATTGAGGGAATCAATATCTTCAGCACTTATATGTGTTGAGGTTATAACACTTTTGTCACCTTCCATGACTATAAACCGTTCACCTACAGAAATTTCTGGAGCTTGGCTATCGACAGGGAGGATGGTCACCCACACAGTAACCCCTTGGATAGTACTGCCACCTATTACCCATTCTTGAGACATATCTGACAGACTCAGGTTAAAAGAGTCCCCTTTGGGCAACAGGCCTATCTCACCGCTTGTGTGGGCATAGACGACAGAGCCCTCTAAGATGTCCCTTTGGGTAAACTGCTCCGCCGGAACTCCGTTGACCAGGATTTCTCCATACAAGGGTGGGTCTTCCAGGAGGAAAGTCAACATCAAATCATCAGTGTCCCCATCAGTCCCCTTGATAACACTGGCAGTGAGTTCAGCAGCTCCATTTTCTAAAACGTCTAGGTATGACCCCAGAGTACCAGCAGGAAGGCTCAGCATGGGCACCTCATCACCTGCGGGCCGGACATTCACTCTGAGAGTGATGGGCACCACGTGGTGTCTGTCGCTGACCTCCAAGGAGCAGCTGTCAGTCAGGGACCCGTCCCCATTATGGACATAGGAAATCCGACCCTGTTTTATATCTTCCAAGCGGAAGACCTCCCCCACATGCAGCATCTGTCCAGACACTCTCATGTGGCCATGTTCGGGTGCCCGTGTGAGAGTGAAAGAGATGTGGGCTACATCGGTGTCTACATCATTCACACGTAACTCAGTCTCACTCAGGATGTGGTGGCCCTTCACCTGAACGGTGAAACCGGTGTTGAGGATCTCAGGCGGCTGGTTGTCCACGGGCTGCAAGTAAAGGGTGAAGGTGCCTGGAGCCACGTTCCCGGCTTGGTCCGCCACCTGGAATTGAAACTGGGCCACTCGGGCAGCCACTCCCAGTTCTCGATCCGGAGGTCTGTAGGCGATTTTATGGTGGTTGACCTGGGCTTGGGTAAAATGGGCCACCACGACTGAGGGGTTGTCGGTCAGGACCAAGGTGCCCAGGGGGGCTGGTGAGCGGTTTTCATCTGTGTCCGTGGGGGGCTGGGTCACGGTGTAGCGCAGCTCTCGGTCATCTGTGTCCAGGTCAGTGTAGCGCAGCCACTTTTTCCTCAGCGGCGTGAGCTGGGATTCTTGCACCACCATCCGAAGGGGACAGCCGCTGCCCAGCTCCGGAGGGAGGCGATCCACAGGATGGATGCGAATCGCAAACCTGTGTGGTCCAGACTGATTGGGGGGGTCATGGTTATCCTGGACTCGGAATGTGAACTGGTCCATCACGGGCCCAGGACTATGGGGCCCGGAGTGCCTGTAGAACAGCCTCCCCTCCGTTATGTCCCGCTGCCTCCACCCCGTCACCGTTTGCTCATAGAACGCTCCCTGTTTCCTCCAAGGGCCCCTGCTCAGCTCCTCTTCCTCGCGGGGAGGATGGGTTTGGCGGAGAAGCAGATGCCCTATGGTCGAGGAAGGCGACTCCAGCACAAAAAGCAGCAGAGGGTCATCTGAGTCGATGTCCGTTGCACTCAGGGCCAGGGGAAGGATGGGCGCCGTTTCACCCTCCGCCAGCGTCAGCCCCGTGTTAGCATTGAGGACTGGCGGCTGGTCATCCACAGGCACCAAGGTGATGGGGAACAAGAACTGCACCTGGTGCCTGCGTCCTCCGTCCACCATTCGAAGTACAAGGTTGTCACTCAGTGAGCCATCTCTGTCATCGTGATGGTAGACCACCTGGCCGGCTGCCAGCTCGGCCACCGTGAAGGTCTTAGGGGCAGAGTTGCCATCGGTGGCGCCCAGAAGGACAAGGTGACCGTGGCGGAGCCCAGCCACCACCTCTAGCTGCACTGCCTCTAGGTCATCCTCATCGCTGACGACCAAGTTCTGCGGTCCACTGCCTGCAGGGCCCGTCAGGGGCCGAGACTGGCCCTCATAGAGAATGAGACCGGTGTTCCGGGTGACCACGGGAGCCAGTGTGTTCATGGGCTTCACCACTACCATGAAGGCAAAAGGGTCTGAGGCTGCTCCTTCCGGGTCCACTGCTTCCAACTCCAGTTCAAAGAGACGCTCCTGGTCAGAGTCCTCAGAGGGGGGCTGGTAGGCAATCTTCAGGAGCCGCAGATCCCTCTGAGtaaaggaggagaggggcaggctgCGGTCATCAGTACTCACTAGGTAGCCCTGGCCAGGCTGGAAGGGAGAGGTGAGGTTGAAGATCAGCAGGTCAGGGGGCGACTCGGCATCCTCGGCTGCCAGCATGTCTGGGGTCAGAGCCGTCAGTACAAACTGGTCCACCTCCATCATCATCATGGCCACGAAACTGGGCCTGGGTGCGGTGTTCTCCGCCCCTCCTCGGATTCTCACCAGCACCTGGAAGTGCTCACGTTTCAAAGGGGGTCTGCCCACAGGCGAACCCCGAGAGCGCAGCTCCACCACCATGGGCACCCAGTCCCTGTTCGGTGACCGACTGGGGGCTGTGTGACGGTAGCGCACCCCCAGCTCCTGGAAAGCTTTGCAGTCCATCAGGAGAGGCTCCGGGGCGCCCCCCTCGCTGGCTGGACCCGGGACCTGTGGGTAGTGGAGGAGCTCCCCATAGCGAGGCAGCGCGCTCAAGCCGGACAGGATGCCCACGCGACACTCCTCGGTCTCCGGCTGGTAGGCGAACTCCAGGCTCCGCGCGTCCAGGGCGTTGCTGGTCCCCAGCAGCTCCTCCACGACTAGGGGCAGGTTCCGAGTCACCACCTCCAGCTGGGTGAagaccacctccacctccagcacCAAGGGTAGCACTGCGGCCCCTCCCGGCGCGTCGTAGCGCAACTGCAGCCGAATGCGATCCCGCGACGGGCTGCGCGCGCCCAGGTGCGAGTAGCGCACCTCTCCCGGGCCGAAGTCGCACGGGAAGCGCTTGGGACTCAAGCGTCCAGGCCGCTGGGCCAGCGCGTCGTTGTCTAGCACGGTCACCGCGCAGCGGTCCCCCGGCTGCACCTGCAGCACCAGGTCCTGCAGCGGATCCAGCCAGACCTCACGGCCGAAGGGCACCCGGAGCCCACGGTTTGCCAGCACGATGGCCTCCTCGGCGGGGACCCCTGCAGCCCCCGCGAGATCCGGGGACAGCAACGCCGGGCCAGGGGCAGCGGGCTGTGCCAGGACGCAGCTTACCAGAGacaggagaagcagcagcagcagcaacaccaGGCGGGGCGGCAGCGTTGGGATCTGCTGAAAACTGGTGGGGCTGGCCACCCCACCGGCGTGGGAGGCGAACCCGGGGGTCCTGGCCGCGTGCATGGTGCAGATATTAGGGCTCGGACAGGTCAGCCTGAGAGAGCACAGTCAGTCCCCGGGCAGGGAGCAAGAGACCTCTCCGCAAAGTGCCAGGAACTCCGCACTGGGTAGCCGCGTCTGGGCCGGGATGGAAAGTTGCGCGGCGCGGGCCGGGCTGGCGCAGCAGAGGCGGCTGAACCTTCCCGAACGTCCGGCTCCGCCGCCCGCGGCTCACGCGCTGGGAGAACCGAGTCCCCCGCCCAACTCCTGCTTCCCAGGTCCCGGGACCCAGAGCTTTGAGGGAAAtccctcccccagcacccctTGACTCCAGTCCTCCCAGGAGGCCAATCGTCGGTCCCGGGAGGAGGCCCCGAGTTGAGGGTTGGGTAGTGGTATCTGCCAATCAGCTCCTAGGGGCGGAGGCGGGGAAACGGCGCGGTGGGGAGGAGGTGCAGGGTGCTACAAAGTTGTCTTGGAAGCGAGGGGCTAGCGGCCTGACGCTGCCCAGCTTTGCTCGCGCTCCGCTCGGGCTAGGGGTTCCGGCAGAGGAGCCGAGGCACGCGTCTGGGCTCGAATCAGTCCTTCAGCTGCCTGGGACCCAGGATTACCCACTGTCGCCCGCACCTCCTCCAATTCGATGCAGCCTCGCGCGGAGGAGTGTGCGGTTATTGCTCACAGACGTTTGCAAACCCGAGAGGAAAGTTATTGGCAATGTTGCGTGTGTTTGAATCGAAACCCAAGAGCAGTTGGATGGAAACTCTGGGGCATTTTTGCAAGAGAAGGATAGCTGGAATTAAAAGCCAAGGCTACAGCAGGTTGctcaccgcccccgcccccaacacacacacacacacacacacacacacacacacacacacacacacacgccccacccccgcctgctGCTGTCTCCTCGTA is a genomic window containing:
- the FREM2 gene encoding FRAS1-related extracellular matrix protein 2 isoform X1, whose amino-acid sequence is MHAARTPGFASHAGGVASPTSFQQIPTLPPRLVLLLLLLLLSLVSCVLAQPAAPGPALLSPDLAGAAGVPAEEAIVLANRGLRVPFGREVWLDPLQDLVLQVQPGDRCAVTVLDNDALAQRPGRLSPKRFPCDFGPGEVRYSHLGARSPSRDRIRLQLRYDAPGGAAVLPLVLEVEVVFTQLEVVTRNLPLVVEELLGTSNALDARSLEFAYQPETEECRVGILSGLSALPRYGELLHYPQVPGPASEGGAPEPLLMDCKAFQELGVRYRHTAPSRSPNRDWVPMVVELRSRGSPVGRPPLKREHFQVLVRIRGGAENTAPRPSFVAMMMMEVDQFVLTALTPDMLAAEDAESPPDLLIFNLTSPFQPGQGYLVSTDDRSLPLSSFTQRDLRLLKIAYQPPSEDSDQERLFELELEAVDPEGAASDPFAFMVVVKPMNTLAPVVTRNTGLILYEGQSRPLTGPAGSGPQNLVVSDEDDLEAVQLEVVAGLRHGHLVLLGATDGNSAPKTFTVAELAAGQVVYHHDDRDGSLSDNLVLRMVDGGRRHQVQFLFPITLVPVDDQPPVLNANTGLTLAEGETAPILPLALSATDIDSDDPLLLFVLESPSSTIGHLLLRQTHPPREEEELSRGPWRKQGAFYEQTVTGWRQRDITEGRLFYRHSGPHSPGPVMDQFTFRVQDNHDPPNQSGPHRFAIRIHPVDRLPPELGSGCPLRMVVQESQLTPLRKKWLRYTDLDTDDRELRYTVTQPPTDTDENRSPAPLGTLVLTDNPSVVVAHFTQAQVNHHKIAYRPPDRELGVAARVAQFQFQVADQAGNVAPGTFTLYLQPVDNQPPEILNTGFTVQVKGHHILSETELRVNDVDTDVAHISFTLTRAPEHGHMRVSGQMLHVGEVFRLEDIKQGRISYVHNGDGSLTDSCSLEVSDRHHVVPITLRVNVRPAGDEVPMLSLPAGTLGSYLDVLENGAAELTASVIKGTDGDTDDLMLTFLLEDPPLYGEILVNGVPAEQFTQRDILEGSVVYAHTSGEIGLLPKGDSFNLSLSDMSQEWVIGGSTIQGVTVWVTILPVDSQAPEISVGERFIVMEGDKSVITSTHISAEDIDSLNDDILCTIVIQPTSGYVENISPAPGSEKSRAGIAISAFTLKDLRQSHINYVQSVHKGVEPVEDRFIFRCSDGINFSERHFFPIIIIPTNDEQPEIFMREFMVMEGMSLVIDTPILNAADADIPPDDLTFTITQFPTRGHIMNQLINGTVLVESFTLDQIIESSSIIYEHDDSETQEDSFVIKLTDGKHSVERMVLIMVIPVDDETPRMTINNGLEVEIGETKIINNKILMATDLDSEDKSLVYVIRYGPGHGLLQRRKPAGAFENITVGMNFTQDEVDRNLIQYVHFGQEGIRDLIKFDVTDGINALIDRYFYVSVGSVDIVFPDVISKGVSLKEGGKVTLTTDLLSTSDLNSPDENLVFTITRAPMRGHLECTDQPGASITSFSQLQLAGNKIYYIHTADDEVKMDSFEFQVTDGHNPVFRTFRISISDVDNKKPVVTIHNLVVSEGENKLITPFELTVEDQDTPDKLLKFTVTQVPVHGQLLFNNTRPAMVFTKQDLNENLISYRHDGTESNEDSFSFTVTDGSHTEFYVFPDTIFETRRPQVMKIQVLPVDDSVPQIAVNKGASTLRTLATGHLGFMITSKILKVEDRDSLRFSLRFIVTEAPQHGYLLNLDRGNHSVSQFTQADIEDMKICYVLKDGANATSDMFHFTVEDGGGNKLTKQHFRLNWAWISFEKEYYLINEDSKFLDVVLKRRGYLGETSFISIGTRDGTAEKDKDFKGKAQKQVQFNPGQTRATWRVRIMSDGEHEQSETFQVVLSEPVLAALEFPAVTTVEIVDPGDESTVFIPQSEYSVEEDVGELFIPIRRSGDVSQELMVVCYTQQGTADGTVPTSVLSYSDYISRPEDHTSVIHFDRHEREKTCRIVVIDDSLYEEEETFHVLLSVPMGGRIGSEYPRARVTIVPDKDDEPVFYFGDVEYSVDESAGYVEVRVWRTGTDLSKPSSVTVRSRKTDPPSADAGTDYVGISRNLDFAPGVNMQTVRVTILDDLGQPELEGIEKFELVLRMPMNAALGEPSKATVSINDSVSDLPKMQFKERVYIGNENDGQIVAMIHRNGDIHYRSSVRCYTRQGSAQVMADFEERPNTDGSVITFLPGETEKPCVLELMDDKLYEEVEELRLVLGTPHSNSPFGAAVGEQNETLIRIQDDADKAIIKFGETKFSVSEPKEPGQSVVIKIPVIRQGDTSKVSIVRVHTKDGSATSGEDYHPVSEEIEFKEGETQHIVNIEVIFDGIREMREAFTVHLKPDENMIAETQVTKAIVYIEEMNSMADVTFPSVPQIVSLLMYDDTSTAKDSAGPVSGYPVVCITACNPKYSDYDKTGSICASENINDTLTRYRWLTSAPAGPDGVTSPMREVDFDTFFTSSKMITLDSVYFQPGSRVQCAARAVNADGNEGLELMSPVVTISREEGLCQPRVPGTVGAEPFSAKLRYTGPEDPEYANLIKLTVTMPHVDGMLPVISTKELSNFELTLSPDGSRVGNHQCSNLLDYTEVKTHHGFLTDATKNPEIIGETHPYQYSSFIRGSSTLRFYRNLNLEACLWEFISYYDMSELLTDCGGTIGTDGQVLNLVQSYVTLRVPLYVSYVFHSPVGVGGWQHFDLKSELRLTFVYDTAILWNDGIGSPPEAELQGSLYPTSMRIGEEGRLVVNFKTEAQFHGLFVLSHPASFTSSMIMSADHPGLTFSLRLIRSEPTYNQPVQQWSFVSDFAVRDYSGTYTVKLLPCTIPSNQEYRLPVTCNPREPVTFDLDIRFQQVSDPVAAEFSLNTQMYLLSKKSLWLSDGSMGFGQESDVAFAEGDIIYGRVMVDPVQNLGDSFYCSIEKVFLCTGADGYVPKYSPTNAEYGCLADSPSLLYRFKIVDKAQPETQATSFGNVLFNARLAVDDPEAVLLVNQPGSDGFKVDSTALFQVALGREWYIHTIYTVRSRDNANRGIGKRSVEYQYHSLVSSGKPRAGTKGRKKREMRSPPPLAWEIGAENNRGTNIQHVALDRTSKKQIPQGRVPPDGVLPRELNPPSSEVSLVTVVGGIAVGLLTLCLAAITVTMCKNKKGARRKDALKGSGSSKPMMPPQSHHNDSSEV
- the FREM2 gene encoding FRAS1-related extracellular matrix protein 2 isoform X2, which encodes MHAARTPGFASHAGGVASPTSFQQIPTLPPRLVLLLLLLLLSLVSCVLAQPAAPGPALLSPDLAGAAGVPAEEAIVLANRGLRVPFGREVWLDPLQDLVLQVQPGDRCAVTVLDNDALAQRPGRLSPKRFPCDFGPGEVRYSHLGARSPSRDRIRLQLRYDAPGGAAVLPLVLEVEVVFTQLEVVTRNLPLVVEELLGTSNALDARSLEFAYQPETEECRVGILSGLSALPRYGELLHYPQVPGPASEGGAPEPLLMDCKAFQELGVRYRHTAPSRSPNRDWVPMVVELRSRGSPVGRPPLKREHFQVLVRIRGGAENTAPRPSFVAMMMMEVDQFVLTALTPDMLAAEDAESPPDLLIFNLTSPFQPGQGYLVSTDDRSLPLSSFTQRDLRLLKIAYQPPSEDSDQERLFELELEAVDPEGAASDPFAFMVVVKPMNTLAPVVTRNTGLILYEGQSRPLTGPAGSGPQNLVVSDEDDLEAVQLEVVAGLRHGHLVLLGATDGNSAPKTFTVAELAAGQVVYHHDDRDGSLSDNLVLRMVDGGRRHQVQFLFPITLVPVDDQPPVLNANTGLTLAEGETAPILPLALSATDIDSDDPLLLFVLESPSSTIGHLLLRQTHPPREEEELSRGPWRKQGAFYEQTVTGWRQRDITEGRLFYRHSGPHSPGPVMDQFTFRVQDNHDPPNQSGPHRFAIRIHPVDRLPPELGSGCPLRMVVQESQLTPLRKKWLRYTDLDTDDRELRYTVTQPPTDTDENRSPAPLGTLVLTDNPSVVVAHFTQAQVNHHKIAYRPPDRELGVAARVAQFQFQVADQAGNVAPGTFTLYLQPVDNQPPEILNTGFTVQVKGHHILSETELRVNDVDTDVAHISFTLTRAPEHGHMRVSGQMLHVGEVFRLEDIKQGRISYVHNGDGSLTDSCSLEVSDRHHVVPITLRVNVRPAGDEVPMLSLPAGTLGSYLDVLENGAAELTASVIKGTDGDTDDLMLTFLLEDPPLYGEILVNGVPAEQFTQRDILEGSVVYAHTSGEIGLLPKGDSFNLSLSDMSQEWVIGGSTIQGVTVWVTILPVDSQAPEISVGERFIVMEGDKSVITSTHISAEDIDSLNDDILCTIVIQPTSGYVENISPAPGSEKSRAGIAISAFTLKDLRQSHINYVQSVHKGVEPVEDRFIFRCSDGINFSERHFFPIIIIPTNDEQPEIFMREFMVMEGMSLVIDTPILNAADADIPPDDLTFTITQFPTRGHIMNQLINGTVLVESFTLDQIIESSSIIYEHDDSETQEDSFVIKLTDGKHSVERMVLIMVIPVDDETPRMTINNGLEVEIGETKIINNKILMATDLDSEDKSLVYVIRYGPGHGLLQRRKPAGAFENITVGMNFTQDEVDRNLIQYVHFGQEGIRDLIKFDVTDGINALIDRYFYVSVGSVDIVFPDVISKGVSLKEGGKVTLTTDLLSTSDLNSPDENLVFTITRAPMRGHLECTDQPGASITSFSQLQLAGNKIYYIHTADDEVKMDSFEFQVTDGHNPVFRTFRISISDVDNKKPVVTIHNLVVSEGENKLITPFELTVEDQDTPDKLLKFTVTQVPVHGQLLFNNTRPAMVFTKQDLNENLISYRHDGTESNEDSFSFTVTDGSHTEFYVFPDTIFETRRPQVMKIQVLPVDDSVPQIAVNKGASTLRTLATGHLGFMITSKILKVEDRDSLRFSLRFIVTEAPQHGYLLNLDRGNHSVSQFTQADIEDMKICYVLKDGANATSDMFHFTVEDGGGNKLTKQHFRLNWAWISFEKEYYLINEDSKFLDVVLKRRGYLGETSFISIGTRDGTAEKDKDFKGKAQKQVQFNPGQTRATWRVRIMSDGEHEQSETFQVVLSEPVLAALEFPAVTTVEIVDPGDESTVFIPQSEYSVEEDVGELFIPIRRSGDVSQELMVVCYTQQGTADGTVPTSVLSYSDYISRPEDHTSVIHFDRHEREKTCRIVVIDDSLYEEEETFHVLLSVPMGGRIGSEYPRARVTIVPDKDDEPVFYFGDVEYSVDESAGYVEVRVWRTGTDLSKPSSVTVRSRKTDPPSADAGTDYVGISRNLDFAPGVNMQTVRVTILDDLGQPELEGIEKFELVLRMPMNAALGEPSKATVSINDSVSDLPKMQFKERVYIGNENDGQIVAMIHRNGDIHYRSSVRCYTRQGSAQVMADFEERPNTDGSVITFLPGETEKPCVLELMDDKLYEEVEELRLVLGTPHSNSPFGAAVGEQNETLIRIQDDADKAIIKFGETKFSVSEPKEPGQSVVIKIPVIRQGDTSKVSIVRVHTKDGSATSGEDYHPVSEEIEFKEGETQHIVNIEVIFDGIREMREAFTVHLKPDENMIAETQVTKAIVYIEEMNSMADVTFPSVPQIVSLLMYDDTSTAKDSAGPVSGYPVVCITACNPKYSDYDKTGSICASENINDTLTRYRWLTSAPAGPDGVTSPMREVDFDTFFTSSKMITLDSVYFQPGSRVQCAARAVNADGNEGLELMSPVVTISREEGLCQPRVPGTVGAEPFSAKLRYTGPEDPEYANLIKLTVTMPHVDGMLPVISTKELSNFELTLSPDGSRVGNHQCSNLLDYTEVKTHHGFLTDATKNPEIIGETHPYQYSSFIRGSSTLRFYRNLNLEACLWEFISYYDMSELLTDCGGTIGTDGQVLNLVQSYVTLRVPLYVSYVFHSPVGVGGWQHFDLKSELRLTFVYDTAILWNDGIGSPPEAELQGSLYPTSMRIGEEGRLVVNFKTEAQFHGLFVLSHPASFTSSMIMSADHPGLTFSLRLIRSEPTYNQPVQQWSFVSDFAVRDYSGTYTVKLLPCTIPSNQEYRLPVTCNPREPVTFDLDIRFQQVSDPVAAEFSLNTQMYLLSKKSLWLSDGSMGFGQESDVAFAEGDIIYGRVMVDPVQNLGDSFYCSIEKVFLCTGADGYVPKYSPTNAEYGCLADSPSLLYRFKIVDKAQPETQATSFGNVLFNARLAVDDPEAVLLVNQPGSDGFKVDSTALFQALEKQKN
- the FREM2 gene encoding FRAS1-related extracellular matrix protein 2 isoform X3, whose protein sequence is MHAARTPGFASHAGGVASPTSFQQIPTLPPRLVLLLLLLLLSLVSCVLAQPAAPGPALLSPDLAGAAGVPAEEAIVLANRGLRVPFGREVWLDPLQDLVLQVQPGDRCAVTVLDNDALAQRPGRLSPKRFPCDFGPGEVRYSHLGARSPSRDRIRLQLRYDAPGGAAVLPLVLEVEVVFTQLEVVTRNLPLVVEELLGTSNALDARSLEFAYQPETEECRVGILSGLSALPRYGELLHYPQVPGPASEGGAPEPLLMDCKAFQELGVRYRHTAPSRSPNRDWVPMVVELRSRGSPVGRPPLKREHFQVLVRIRGGAENTAPRPSFVAMMMMEVDQFVLTALTPDMLAAEDAESPPDLLIFNLTSPFQPGQGYLVSTDDRSLPLSSFTQRDLRLLKIAYQPPSEDSDQERLFELELEAVDPEGAASDPFAFMVVVKPMNTLAPVVTRNTGLILYEGQSRPLTGPAGSGPQNLVVSDEDDLEAVQLEVVAGLRHGHLVLLGATDGNSAPKTFTVAELAAGQVVYHHDDRDGSLSDNLVLRMVDGGRRHQVQFLFPITLVPVDDQPPVLNANTGLTLAEGETAPILPLALSATDIDSDDPLLLFVLESPSSTIGHLLLRQTHPPREEEELSRGPWRKQGAFYEQTVTGWRQRDITEGRLFYRHSGPHSPGPVMDQFTFRVQDNHDPPNQSGPHRFAIRIHPVDRLPPELGSGCPLRMVVQESQLTPLRKKWLRYTDLDTDDRELRYTVTQPPTDTDENRSPAPLGTLVLTDNPSVVVAHFTQAQVNHHKIAYRPPDRELGVAARVAQFQFQVADQAGNVAPGTFTLYLQPVDNQPPEILNTGFTVQVKGHHILSETELRVNDVDTDVAHISFTLTRAPEHGHMRVSGQMLHVGEVFRLEDIKQGRISYVHNGDGSLTDSCSLEVSDRHHVVPITLRVNVRPAGDEVPMLSLPAGTLGSYLDVLENGAAELTASVIKGTDGDTDDLMLTFLLEDPPLYGEILVNGVPAEQFTQRDILEGSVVYAHTSGEIGLLPKGDSFNLSLSDMSQEWVIGGSTIQGVTVWVTILPVDSQAPEISVGERFIVMEGDKSVITSTHISAEDIDSLNDDILCTIVIQPTSGYVENISPAPGSEKSRAGIAISAFTLKDLRQSHINYVQSVHKGVEPVEDRFIFRCSDGINFSERHFFPIIIIPTNDEQPEIFMREFMVMEGMSLVIDTPILNAADADIPPDDLTFTITQFPTRGHIMNQLINGTVLVESFTLDQIIESSSIIYEHDDSETQEDSFVIKLTDGKHSVERMVLIMVIPVDDETPRMTINNGLEVEIGETKIINNKILMATDLDSEDKSLVYVIRYGPGHGLLQRRKPAGAFENITVGMNFTQDEVDRNLIQYVHFGQEGIRDLIKFDVTDGINALIDRYFYVSVGSVDIVFPDVISKGVSLKEGGKVTLTTDLLSTSDLNSPDENLVFTITRAPMRGHLECTDQPGASITSFSQLQLAGNKIYYIHTADDEVKMDSFEFQVTDGHNPVFRTFRISISDVDNKKPVVTIHNLVVSEGENKLITPFELTVEDQDTPDKLLKFTVTQVPVHGQLLFNNTRPAMVFTKQDLNENLISYRHDGTESNEDSFSFTVTDGSHTEFYVFPDTIFETRRPQVMKIQVLPVDDSVPQIAVNKGASTLRTLATGHLGFMITSKILKVEDRDSLRFSLRFIVTEAPQHGYLLNLDRGNHSVSQFTQADIEDMKICYVLKDGANATSDMFHFTVEDGGGNKLTKQHFRLNWAWISFEKEYYLINEDSKFLDVVLKRRGYLGETSFISIGTRDGTAEKDKDFKGKAQKQVQFNPGQTRATWRVRIMSDGEHEQSETFQVVLSEPVLAALEFPAVTTVEIVDPGDESTVFIPQSEYSVEEDVGELFIPIRRSGDVSQELMVVCYTQQGTADGTVPTSVLSYSDYISRPEDHTSVIHFDRHEREKTCRIVVIDDSLYEEEETFHVLLSVPMGGRIGSEYPRARVTIVPDKDDEPVFYFGDVEYSVDESAGYVEVRVWRTGTDLSKPSSVTVRSRKTDPPSADAGTDYVGISRNLDFAPGVNMQTVRVTILDDLGQPELEGIEKFELVLRMPMNAALGEPSKATVSINDSVSDLPKMQFKERVYIGNENDGQIVAMIHRNGDIHYRSSVRCYTRQGSAQVMADFEERPNTDGSVITFLPGETEKPCVLELMDDKLYEEVEELRLVLGTPHSNSPFGAAVGEQNETLIRIQDDADKAIIKFGETKFSVSEPKEPGQSVVIKIPVIRQGDTSKVSIVRVHTKDGSATSGEDYHPVSEEIEFKEGETQHIVNIEVIFDGIREMREAFTVHLKPDENMIAETQVTKAIVYIEEMNSMADVTFPSVPQIVSLLMYDDTSTAKDSAGPVSGYPVVCITACNPKYSDYDKTGSICASENINDTLTRYRWLTSAPAGPDGVTSPMREVDFDTFFTSSKMITLDSVYFQPGSRVQCAARAVNADGNEGLELMSPVVTISREEA